The Nostoc sp. 'Lobaria pulmonaria (5183) cyanobiont' DNA window TAGCAATTTGGACTGCTTCTGGGGCGGTGAGTACTGCTATGACAGCCCTCGATCAAATTCATCAAATTCCTTCAGAAAACATCCGCCCCTTTTGGAAAGCCAAGCTTGTCTCTCTGGGATTAACAGTTGGCACTATGTTGCTTTTGATACTGGCTTCTTTCTCAGTGTTTACCAGCGATTGGCTATTGGGAATAGTAGCGCGCGAAAATAGTTCTTTAATCTTTTTGTTGCATCTTTGGCTGCTGTTACGCTGGCCTTTAACTTTAAGTATTGTCGCTGTCGCCTTTGGCTTTGTCTATCGCTATGGCCCAAGCAAGTGGAACTCAGGCACGCCAATGATGCCTGGAGCAATTTTAGCAGCTGTTTTTTGGGCAATGTTGTCTGCCCTATTTCGGCTGTATGTGGCGAATTTTGGGAATTATAATAAAGTATATGGTGCTGTAGGAGCTGTGATAGTTTTAATGCTCTGGCTGTCAATGAGCGCTGCTGTTCTGTTAATCGGCGATCAGTTGAACGTGACTATCGGCGAAGATATGCGCTTAAAAGCCCAGCCGCAATCGCAAGAAAAATATTAATTCGTAAATCCTTGAGAAAATGATTGCAAAAGCTGAGTAGGGGAGTAAAATATCTAACGATTCAATACAAAATTAGCGATCGCCTCTATGTCTGATTCTCCTCCTCGATTTTCGATGATTGAACCTGATGCCAAAGCACCCACTTTGAAGCGCCTGCGTCAGTTAAGTCGGCTGTTGGATAATGCTATTACCATTCCTGGCACAAAAATTGGTTTTGGTCTAGATCCAATTTTAGGACTCATACCGATTGGTGGTGATTTTTTGGGAATAATGTTTTCTAGCTACATTATTCTAGAAGCAGCACGGCTAGGCGTATCTAGAGCCACTCTAAGTAAAATGGTTTTGAACGTAATCATTGATGCCTTAGTAGGCGCTGTCCCAGTTTTGGGAGACTTTTTTGATTTTGCCTGGAAAGCTAACACTAATAATATCAAGCTCTTGGAAGAACACTTAAAGTTTCCCAGCGAGCAAAAAAGTACAGACAGGTGGTTTATCTTTGCCGTTTTGGCTGGATTGTTGCTAATCTCTATTGCCTTAGTAGCATTGCCCGTGATCCTAATTAGAATCCTGTGGAACGCCTTTTCAGGTGGTTAAATTGTTTATTGATAAAAGAATGAAAGATTGGTGGCAAGCTACTTTTCCCAAAGGGCGGCAAAGTCTAGTTATTACTGATGCTAAAGGCTATCCTGTACAAATTGCTTATGGCGAAAAAGGTAGAGGTAAACCGTTAATTTTATTACATGGCATGGGGAGTTGGAGCTACAATTGGCGCCACAGCGTAGCACCATTATCTAAATATTACCGAGTAATTTGTTTTGATGCCAAAGGTTTTGGTTTTTCCGAAAAACCATTGTCTCGTAGAGAAGACAATGGTCATCAAGTTATTGAGTTTCAAAGAATTATTCAGGCATTATGTGATGAACCCGCAGTGATTGTAGCAGAATCTCTAGGAGGATTAGTTGCCCTTGCTCTTGCTCAAGAAAATCCGCAGTTAATCGGACGGCTTATAGTAGTAAACGTACCTGTTTTTGCCGAACAGCTACCCCATTGGTCTATGTGGTTACTTGCCCAAACGCCCCTAGAAGTAATGCAAACAATTGACTCCTTACGTCTGACATATCTGTTTGCACCTCTATTTAGAGAAGTTATGGCAATAGAAAGACGTAGGGTATTATTCGATCCCTCAATTTTGACGCAGGAAGATATCTATTGGATAACTTACCCATTTACTGAATTGCCTGGTACGATCGCAAAAGTTGCCGAAGAGTTACAAATAGCCGCGCGAGAAATTGAGAATTGGCAAGCAAATAAGCCAAATATGCTCACTAAAATTCAAAATAACCTGAGTGCAATTAAGTGTCCTACACTAGTTTTGTGGGGTGAGCAAGATAGTTGGTTTCCTGCTAGTCATGGTAAAAAATTACATCAACATATCCCCAATTCCAAATTACAGATTTTATCTAACTGCTGTCATGATGCTTCAACTGGGGCTTCTGAGGTGTTGAATAAAACGATTCTTGAGTTTTTACAAGAGACTAACTTCTAAAGTGGATTCTTACCTTTTATGCTTGTGTGAGCCGATTAAATTGATAAATGATTACATCATTTAGGTATAACAAAAGGGCCATCATAAAATAAGTTATAAGCCCTTCCAAAGCTATATCCAAACGTTTTATTGCCATTTTCATCTGTATGTTCTCCGATACCTACTACAATGCTCTCGTCATCCCAGCTTTTACCGTCTCCTGTCACTGCTTTACAAGGGTTATCATTATCCAAAGCAGGCCCCCACAATTTACATTCAGGATTGTTTGTAAGTCTAAAATAACTAGGTTCTCTATCCCAAGACTTTTTAACTTCAACAATAATATAGTTACCTTCTAACCAAGTTTTTATCTTGCATTTACCCCTCTCTGTTATCCCTGCTGTTGTCAATACAGAACATGAACTGATTACATTTATAACACTCTGTGCCTGAACAATATTAGCTAAAAATACTGGTGATAATAAAGATATAAATATCAAAAAAGCTTTGATTTTTTTCATATAAAAACATGGTATTTGTTATATATTAATTAAGTAGCATGACAAATTAGTTGAGTAAATATACTAATTTAGTATGAACTAATACAATTGAGCGATCGCATATCCACTTTTTGCTAATTTCCATCTAACGGGACTTAAAAATTTTTGAGGAAAAAATAAGCCTCAAACCCATGCAGGGCAAGGGAAATATACCAAATGAGCAAAAACGCTTGAAACCCAGATATATCAATAAACTAGGCAAAATAATGTCAAAGTCTTTCTGTATATAGATTTTAGTTATTTTTCTGGGTATTTTTTAGGTAAGAGCAAGCAAATCCGAGAGACAGTCAATCTGCCAAAAGTCACTGTGATAGCTATTACTGACTGGGTGATTGCCCGTGGTGGCGATATATCCTCGTCCCGTCCGTTGTTTACTTCGATTGACTTCCAAAATGCTGGTCACAGGTTAACCGGGGATGGCATTTATAAAATAGTCAAGCATTTATTTAAACGAGCTGGTGTAGAAAAAACTATGTCATCACACCGTTGCCGCCATAGTGCCATCACTGCCGTACTTGAAAAGACTGATGGGAATGTGCGGAAAGCTTAGAAACTCAGCAGACACGCAAAACTAAATACGCTCCAGATTTACGACGATAACCGCAACCAGGATTAACTGGAAATGTCTGAGCTATTAATGGATGGGTTGGATTGAATTGGTTATAGCGCCTGTTATAAGAAATGTAAAAAGTCAGTTATGACGACAGCAAATTGTTGCTATACCCTATCACCAATCAGTCTTTTTTATGGTTAGTAATTACTATCACTTTGATGTTATTGATTTTTCTAGATTTAAAATTATATTCCCGAATATGTAATAATTGACTCTATAATTTTTAATAATTCTGTTTCCAGGTCTGATTCCCGTGATTCTTGTGTTTGTGCATTAATAGCTATAAATTTATTTATAAAAGTAGGATATAAATGTGCATTTTTACTAATAATAATTATTCCTTGAAATATATTAAATATTTTTATACAGCATATTAGGTTACTATCGAATCTTTGTATTAGACCAATATGATGGTCTTTCTCATCTGTCCAATACGGGAAAATTGGTTTTTCTCCAATCAAGTCAATATGAGCATTAATTGGATATTTCTTTAACCAAAGTCCTTCTAGAGAATTATCCATGATACTCAACCTTAATAACTCTCCAATTTCATCATTGAGATAAGTAGCTCCAAGCCAGTAATAAGCTAATTCATATGCAATTTTTATAATTGCTCGTTTATAACGGAATATGTCTATAGCAATAGTTTTACGAATTAGAGGTCGTTCGCCAGGGAGGGGTTGAGCATTTTCAATTTTTTGTTTTTCTTCCTTAGATAAATCATCTAAGCCTAATCTTTTTAATTTTTTATTAATAATGGATGTTAACTTATCTCTGTCTTTTACGTCAGCATCAATTTGAATTTCTAATATTCCGTTATCTCCAGAAAAAATCTGGATTTTTGGAAATATTCTTAGTTCTTTAGGTATCCCAGAATTATTAAATATATATTGAATTTTCTCCTGGCTATCATTAATATATCCTTCCGCTAATGGATTTGGTATCTTTCCCGATTTACCAGCTATCTTCAAGGCAAGACGATTAAATTGAACAAATACATGGTTAACAAGATTTGAGTCTACTGAATGACCGAGGAAATCATTACATTCTTTACAGACACAATCTAATATGATATTTCCTCCGATACTGTCAGGAAATATATGTTCTTCAGTAAATTTGTCGTGAGGCTTATCTTTTTTACATATAATGCACTGCATAATTTTTGTTAGCTGAATGCTAAAAATGGACGTTAGGAGAGATTTAGTTACAGATTAATGAAACATTGTAGCAAGATGTAGAGTAATATCTAAGGTGTCATACTTATGAGGCTCTAGTTTCAATATTCGTTTTTTCTTTGCGCCATTTGTCCACGCTTTTTTTAACTGCTTCTATATTTCTCACACCCTAACACAGCTTAATTATCCAGTTAGGAGTGTGCCATAATTATTTAAAAATCTCAGTTTTACTTCAAAACCCACACAAGGACTAAAGCGGTGAGGATGTAGTGAGGCAGAAGGATTACACCCATCACCAAGGTCTAACAGAACCACTACTGCTGCAACTCAGTTACAAAAAACCGTTGCTGATGCCATACATTCAAGGCTCACTCAAGTGCGAGTATTTAGCAGTGGGGACAATTAGATAAAAAGAGAGTGGGAGGAAGCATATCAGTCAGCTTTCAAACTCCCACTCTACCATTTGCTGCTGAAGCGAACAGGAATGTATACAGACGTTACCCGCTATTTGGGGGCTAATGCGTACTTCAACAACAACGCCTGCACGCATTTAATATTCCTGTTGCAGCAAATGCCAAACCTGATTATTGAATTTATTTACTGAGATAAATACTCTGCAAATAATTGTTAGAGATAGCTTTTTGTTTTTGTAAATCACTAAGTAAATAGTATTTTACAAAAGGAATTTGCTTAGGTGGTAGTCCCTGATAATCAAACCCTTGAAGTTGTTTATCTTCATATAATTTAACTTGAATAATCAAAAGCTGGTTGCCATTTTGGCAAGTTTTTAAATATTCCTAATTGCTCATATCTAACTTTTTAAAAGCAGTTAAACCGCTATATAGCAGATAAATTATTAGTACATAACAAGATTCCCGACTTATTTAATAAGTCAGGAATCTAAGCCAAGCTAATGGGCAAAAAGTGTTAATTTAACGTGGTTTTACTTTACAGTAGTATTAATACTGACGTAAAATAGCAGACAATGAACTATTTTTACGAAGATCCATCAAGTCTGCTAAAGGTTCTGTGCGCGTATCCAGGTGATGCTTGTGTTCTGCTGGTAGAACCGTTACTAGATGTTTTGTTTTAGGTTGCATCTGCATAAGAGGCATTAGTTGTGGCTGTGGCACAAAAATTGGCTGATTCTTGGGAAGTGGTGGTTCCAATTTTTGGTAATGCTTCTGTGCCAAGCGTACCTGATGGCGATTAATCTGTTTTTGAAGTTTTTGCGGTTGCTTTGTGCGGTTAAGCACTCGGAAAATCAGCAAAGAACCACCACCACAGCTGAGAACGATCGCAGCAATCATCCATAAAGGTGTAGCATTGCTATTTTCAGAGGGCAGATTGATTGGTTCTTCAACTATAACTGGGATTTTTTCTGGTTCTTCTTGTGGCACGGGCCCAGCATTACCTAAACTATATAAGGCAAAGGCACCACCTCCGATAAACATGGCTAAACACCCGGTTAACAATAGCCAAGGATGATGTGCAACCAGATATATCAGAACATTCGAGCTGTTTTTTAGTCTCGATTTCCTATTTGTCAGCTCTGGAGTAGCCCTTTTTAATTGGGTTCGCTCGCGCTGTACACTCTGACTTTTTTCCATGATTACTTTCAGATTTGTACCCCTCTAGTCAATAAATTGTACTTGAGGAGTCAAGCATCAGGTATCCGTAACAAAATTTAGATTTAAGTAACTTTTTTGTAAAACAGATGCTACAAAATCTGGCTAAATTTTGCCAAAGTTCTGTATTTATGATGACTTTTTGCCCTAATAATCTGAAATTAGTTCGCTTATTTTTTTCTCAGCTAGGAGAATGCCTTTCAAGAGCAAGTTGAATTAACTGATCGACTAATTCTGGAAAGGAGACTCCACTATGGGCCCAGAGTTGGGGATACATACTTGTCGTAGTAAAGCCTGGTAAGGTATTGATTTCGTTAATCAAAACTTCTTGTGTTGCTTCCACGTAGAAAAAATCTACCCTTGCCAACCCCGCAGCGTCAACAGCGGCAAAAGCTTGCAAAGCCATATCTTGGATTTGACGAGCGATCGCATCTGGAAGTTGTGCAGGTATCAGTAAATCTGCCATATTTACAGTATATTTAGTTTCATAGTCGTAAAAATCACTGTCGTATATAATCTCTCCAATGACAGAGGCTTGGGGTCGATCGTTACCTAAAACGGCGCACTCGACTTCTCTAGCGACGACACCAGTTTCTACAACTAGTCGGCGATCATAACTGGCAGCACTATCTAAAGCGGCTTCTAATTCTGGGCGCGATCGCACTTTGGCAATACCCACTGATGAACCCAAATTAGCAGGCTTGACAAAAGCGGGATAACCTAATGCTGCCTCAATTTCGTCACACAGTTTTGGAAATACGCAAGGATTAGACCAAACCTGCGCTCTAGTTACCGCCTTGTATTTTACCTGTGCTAATCCCGCTTGCTCAAAAGCCATTTTCATGGCAATTTTATCCATTCCCATTGCCGAACCTAACACCCCAGAACCGACAAAGGGGACTTGCATCAAGGTGAGTAACCCTTGAATTGTCCCGTCTTCACCGTTGGGGCCGTGGAGAATGGGAAACCAAACATCCACTTGGGCAACTTGAGAGGGAGATTGCCACTTGCTCAGGGTTTGGGCTTGAGGGTTGGATGTGAGATTTCCCTCAGAAGTTGATTCTGTCGATTCCAGCAGCGGACTGCCGGTTGCTAAAACTTTTTCGGGTGCTTCTCCCGCCAGCCAGCGGCCATCTTTTTGGATGTAAAAAGGCAGTATTTCGTACTTACTAGCATTTTCCTCTGCACTCAAGGCTTTAGCGATCGCCCGTGCTGAGTTGATCGAAACTTCATGTTCTCCCGAACGACCGCCAAACAGTAACCCTACCCGCAGCTTAGTCATTTTCGGCTCCTCCACACTTCTCAAGCAGATAGCGTATCACAACCTACAAAAATTGCCATATTTTTCTATATTATTTTATTGCCTCCGATCTCCTGCCTTCTGCCCCCAATTAAAACAATCGTGTTGTCAGCTACAGTTATATTCCAGGAAAGTGGGCAACAATATTGATAAATAACTAGAAATGCAGCCCCACCTGTAAAAGATGCTGCCGTTTCATGAAACCTCGAATTATTGTTTGTGGCTTAGGACTTACCGGATATAAAACCTTTCGGTTGCTGAGACAGCAGGGAGCCTTCGTTGTTGGTATTCATCACCGATCTATTCCTGGCGAAACAGCACCAGATGTGATTGTTGGCGATTTACAAGCAGCTTCTA harbors:
- a CDS encoding YihY/virulence factor BrkB family protein, which produces MLKPRFIRFFRHLNWHTLKKTFSRTIERRLLGLASEIAFNAMLSLFPAILAIITAIGLLAKSLQNTFKQLAAQLSQVLPEEALDLISNFATTEITNSKNSGLFSLSFVLAIWTASGAVSTAMTALDQIHQIPSENIRPFWKAKLVSLGLTVGTMLLLILASFSVFTSDWLLGIVARENSSLIFLLHLWLLLRWPLTLSIVAVAFGFVYRYGPSKWNSGTPMMPGAILAAVFWAMLSALFRLYVANFGNYNKVYGAVGAVIVLMLWLSMSAAVLLIGDQLNVTIGEDMRLKAQPQSQEKY
- a CDS encoding DUF4112 domain-containing protein, coding for MSDSPPRFSMIEPDAKAPTLKRLRQLSRLLDNAITIPGTKIGFGLDPILGLIPIGGDFLGIMFSSYIILEAARLGVSRATLSKMVLNVIIDALVGAVPVLGDFFDFAWKANTNNIKLLEEHLKFPSEQKSTDRWFIFAVLAGLLLISIALVALPVILIRILWNAFSGG
- a CDS encoding alpha/beta fold hydrolase, which translates into the protein MKDWWQATFPKGRQSLVITDAKGYPVQIAYGEKGRGKPLILLHGMGSWSYNWRHSVAPLSKYYRVICFDAKGFGFSEKPLSRREDNGHQVIEFQRIIQALCDEPAVIVAESLGGLVALALAQENPQLIGRLIVVNVPVFAEQLPHWSMWLLAQTPLEVMQTIDSLRLTYLFAPLFREVMAIERRRVLFDPSILTQEDIYWITYPFTELPGTIAKVAEELQIAAREIENWQANKPNMLTKIQNNLSAIKCPTLVLWGEQDSWFPASHGKKLHQHIPNSKLQILSNCCHDASTGASEVLNKTILEFLQETNF
- a CDS encoding tyrosine-type recombinase/integrase, which codes for MRETVNLPKVTVIAITDWVIARGGDISSSRPLFTSIDFQNAGHRLTGDGIYKIVKHLFKRAGVEKTMSSHRCRHSAITAVLEKTDGNVRKA
- a CDS encoding HNH endonuclease yields the protein MQCIICKKDKPHDKFTEEHIFPDSIGGNIILDCVCKECNDFLGHSVDSNLVNHVFVQFNRLALKIAGKSGKIPNPLAEGYINDSQEKIQYIFNNSGIPKELRIFPKIQIFSGDNGILEIQIDADVKDRDKLTSIINKKLKRLGLDDLSKEEKQKIENAQPLPGERPLIRKTIAIDIFRYKRAIIKIAYELAYYWLGATYLNDEIGELLRLSIMDNSLEGLWLKKYPINAHIDLIGEKPIFPYWTDEKDHHIGLIQRFDSNLICCIKIFNIFQGIIIISKNAHLYPTFINKFIAINAQTQESRESDLETELLKIIESIITYSGI
- a CDS encoding D-alanine--D-alanine ligase family protein, giving the protein MTKLRVGLLFGGRSGEHEVSINSARAIAKALSAEENASKYEILPFYIQKDGRWLAGEAPEKVLATGSPLLESTESTSEGNLTSNPQAQTLSKWQSPSQVAQVDVWFPILHGPNGEDGTIQGLLTLMQVPFVGSGVLGSAMGMDKIAMKMAFEQAGLAQVKYKAVTRAQVWSNPCVFPKLCDEIEAALGYPAFVKPANLGSSVGIAKVRSRPELEAALDSAASYDRRLVVETGVVAREVECAVLGNDRPQASVIGEIIYDSDFYDYETKYTVNMADLLIPAQLPDAIARQIQDMALQAFAAVDAAGLARVDFFYVEATQEVLINEINTLPGFTTTSMYPQLWAHSGVSFPELVDQLIQLALERHSPS